The stretch of DNA AATATAAAGCATATAACACAAAATTCATTAAAGATCATCAAATAAAACGTATTAGATACATACCTGAAAGACTGTAAACCCAAGGTAATACTCAATAAGAATGCAGCCTATGCTCCACACATCACAAGGCTGAGCCCAACCTAAAgctatcaaaaacaaacaagcatgttACTATTGAACACCTTTAAGCTGCTGACCCTTCCTCACACTCAGGTGCTCTTTATAGTCTACCTGGGAGGCTACAACAGTAACCTCAGGATTTACAATTTTGGTGcacatagctcaggcttgtcTGGAACTTGGTATTTTCCTCAGTCTTACAAGTGAAggggtgccaccacacctggtcccATATAACCTTTGTTCATTCCACAATGTTCACCACTGGAAACTTATATAGCAATAGAATAACATCTTCAGACAGTAGAATTTGAGCTCTAATCAAAGTTTTCAATCATTATACCTCAATATACTTTTCCTCAGGTAACTAACTGTAGCCCTTTACCTCATTAGTCAATGAATCCCTTCTGATACTAGAGAACTTCATCTCACTCTTTCCCACTGTTATCTGACTGCTAACATCTAAAGCAACTGCTTTCCCTTTACTGCAGCACCCAACTACATTTTCCTCTCTAATCCGCCTTCACCCCGGGGAACACCACAGTATTCTAATCCCCCAGACTCCAGATTCCCTTTTCCAGTGACTCCAACTTCAGATCTGTATCAACCAATAGCacctcttctgttttgtttccaaggCCCCAATCCCATCAGTGACTTGAAAGTTTTGAGGTGTAATACATACTCTCTGAGTTTCTAAATTCTGCCCTTTCACTTCCAACTTTCTCCCATAATAGCTAACAGAGACTCTTGCTTAAAGTctctttcctcctgctccttACCTATCCTGTCTAAGTCAGCCAACCAAACCCCGGGCACCTGTGGCAGAGCCTTACTCTGCCAATAGAGTAGAAGTAAGTGACTACATAATCCCACAATCACAAGACTATGATGCCTTAACCAAACACACCCACTGTTACTATCACTTGAGGGTCACAAATCTTCAGCACTTAGAATACCTTTCACAAACACTGTCACACAGGAGAAACAGACAAAACTCATTTCTGTATCCTGGTAATATCATTTTAGTTTAACCATGACCTTCAACAATTAGAGTGTAAGGAAGTCTGGTGTCTACTAACCCAAAATGACCTCTGGAGCTCTGTAGTGCCGTGTGGACACCAAGGTACTATGATGTTCGTCATCATATGTTGCACTTCCAAAGTCAACAACTTTgatatctgtgtttttcagtgTGCGTTCATCTCGTTTCTAGAGACACAATTGAGTAAAGATGAAACTcaataaagacataaaacattCTATAACACTACTCATAAAATGTGCAAATGAATCCTCCCTCTTTACCCTTCCCGCCTCTCTATCCCCCTCCCGCAACTGGGATACAAGCATCCTATTCCTACTCTATTTGTAGATGAACATCAGATATAAATAGGTTCTGAAGTGAAATTCCTCATTCAAGGACCACCAAgctacattaattttaaagacaacaccaaaaattaaaacaagtttttaaCTTACCATTTTAGAATTGTATTTGACTACATAGTCAGacttcacaaataaaatattttcaggtttTAGATCCGTATGAGTTAATTTATTATGAtgtaaaactataaagaaaacagaaaaccatcATTAGTCTCACTTAGATTTCAACTGGGGCTAGGATATGGGGGTCAAAAGGGATTTCACCTTTACCTGTAACCTGCAAGTATTCACATGCTGATTagataataaagacaataaaatatacCATGTATTCAAGAATACTTACAATTTATAGATTGGCAGATCTGATAAGCCATTTGCCTGATGTGGTCAATTTGAAATGGCAGAAagctattttctttaataaaatcatagGTACTAAGTCCCAGCAGTTCAAACACAATACAAACATGACCATGATGATCAAACCATTCTAGCATCTGGACACATCGGCTAAAAGAGATCAAAATAATAACTGAGTACACAGAAGTGAGCAGCTCACGTAGCATGACAGCTTGTGGTTCAATGTATACTTACAAGACACTGTTGGGGTCAGTGCTGTTCAAGTGCTCCAACACTTGGATTTCAGAGCGAGCTGCCTCCCGGTAACGGCCTACATTTTTTACAATTTTCACTGCTACATGTAAGCCAtcccttaaaaacaaaagatgatgATGTTAAATATATAAGCAGTGGGATAAAATTGCATACCCTGTGAAAagcactttctttctttgtttttgagaccagatTTCACtatatatagctcaggctgggcttaaactcattatgcagcccagactgacaCTGAATTTGTGAtactcctacctcagtctcctaaAATACAGTTATAATTACATGTCTCCCATATTATTGTTCTAACTCTTTCAGAGTGCATTAATACCCTAGGTTACAGAAcatcttttcaaaacaaagcaatcatTCACATAATACTTAgtaattttaagatgtttttaaaaatttacatttatatttcatacaaaacattttaaagtgtagcacacatacacaatcagaTCATTTGTTCATTTGCTAGGCAGGATCTACTTTGTGCAAAAGACAAGGCACAGGTGCTAGTACTGAACAATGGGACTCACTACTACATGCCTCGGTCTAATGACAAAGGCAGATGAGTATTAAGACATCCTCACAAGAGATGAAGCCCCAACTACTTATACAATAAAATAGCAATTTATACAATCAGACACACAACTGAGCCCTGACAAACTGTGAGCCTATCAAACAACTGGCTAAAGACACTATAAGCTATTGAGGCCCCTCCCTTCAAGCAGACTCATTCAAGTATGTAGAAATAGCTACAGTAAGAGCAGTGAGCATTTCCAATAATAATTCTTAAAGAATATAAATAGTATTTTGAGAAAGTCATGAACAATGGGATGAAAGaaatttttagagtttttttttttttttgactagtgATGGAAACAGGACCTTGCTTGCCTATGTCAGCCACACGCTGGGCCAACAATAAACATTTCCAAGTATGAACTCAAGCAGTTTGTTCATGGATAACAGCACAGATCAAGTGGCTATGATACTAAGACTCACCAAATATGTTTAAACACAGATAAACTTTACTTTCAAGGCTactagtcaggcagtggtggtgcacttgggaggcagaggcaggtggagctctgtgagtctgaggtcaggctggtctacagagtataatgatatttcatttgtattttaatgaataaagcttgtctgaagatcagagagaaaaacagcctCACTGATTGCTACTCAAAtgtaacacaattaataaaaacccaaggcagatagatattggggttcaacctgaagatcagaaaagaaaagcagctagtcactggctcttaccactctatctcagtctgaaaatggtgatcttACCTCCAGgagtcctcagaatgagactgtgtctgagagctgtctcctttcatcttatattcctctctagggctaggattaaaggcatgcaatacTACTACCAGGTTTCTATAGCTAacaagtgtggctactgggattaaagatgtatgtcactactgcctggtctgtaaggctgaccagtggagctgttttactttctggtcTTTAGGTAAGCtctagttattaaaatacaaatgaaatatcactacaacagagagagttccaggataggccccaaagctacagagaaaccctgtctcaaaaacaaataaaaaccaaaccacaccaaaccaaaaataaacctCAACTACTGCTATATACAGTAAGCTGGAAAATTATACcctttccaacaatttctgatgaaaaaaaattaaagatgttatTTTAGAAAGGTGTAGCTTcactaaattattttaagaagttCACTTACAAAAAAGTAGTAAAACCACACACAGAACAGAGGTTCTAAGGGACATGGTGCAATGAAGTAGGTAAGTATATCCCAGAGAATGTAGACTTTATTCTACAGGTCCTAATGGAATTTCTCTGTAGTtcagaaatcacattttaatatataaaactgGAATTACTTTATTGACTCTGCAATCCAAAAGTAGCTGAATCCTGCTGAATTTGAGTACTCCTTTAATTACAGAGTAAACTCCATCTGAGAGAAACTGCCATCGCATACCAACAAAACTAATACTCATGGCACATAAATGATATTGAGTTACAGAAATCTTGTTGAATACCTCTCAGAAAAACTTGCAGCAAccactttaaaatacatttcattaaaatagtcaagaaagaaaaagcaaacttaCATGCCATGGTCAATGCACTCTACAACTTTGCCAAAGGCCCCTTCACCTAAAGTGTCCACGATTTCATCtaaagtgagggagagaaagagagtctaAGTACCTGAGTACAATTATACAGTTGTTCAAACAATGAATGCTTAAGTGTGGCATATTTCCAAATGATCTCTAGCAAAACATAACTAAGGTTTCATCGCTCAAGTTATTGTATTTTCAGCTGCTACAAAGCAATTAGATAGCGCTATCTGTCTTGCTCTAATCTCAAACTCCACTGATTATTTTGGAATTTAaagaatagaaatatttaaattctacagaaaagaagaaatacaaaagaacaaacaaacccacaaaaaacaaaacaaaaaagcaatgaaGAGTCTTTAGCCCCCCGCTGACAAACTATTCTTTAAAAGATTATTCTGTCTGCAAAGTTTAAAAAGTGTTGAAAAATATTCTATACATCTTGCTCTTAGAACGTCTCCACTTTGACAGATCAGGTGACCCTCCTCATCATCCTCTATACTCCTGGATCTTTTCCTTCGGTGGCTCTTCTGGAACGGCAAGTGGGCAGCACCAAGATCGTCCAGCCAATCAATATATCAGAGTGAATTCAGGGCAGAATACGCAATTCATTCAGCGGGGAGATATTCAGGCATTCAGATAAGCACCAGGCCACGAACAGTTGGCAGGAGCAATTtcaaattcagtccccagaaatTCACAGGGCACAGTTTAtgttacagaagaaaaacatggCAAGGAACAGATTTTCAGATAAGATACTTAAAGTGgcaatagaaaaaaacaacacaattgtctctttaaaatactgatttaATTGAAGTCTGAAGTTTAAAGAATGCAATGTCAAGATTTACTATTTTCTGATATAACCATATGCTGTGAGTTGAGTTGTCTAAGTTTGTCAGAAAAATGTCAAGATTAGTCGAAATTGTTCTCTTTtagcaacatttaaaaatagatatcaTAATAAGAGGAGGAAGTAAAGACTAATTTCAATCTTCAATCTAGTAAATGCTAGTTCTACAGAAAAaacttggggagggaaatggtacCTTGAAATTTACAAATTAAAGCTGTCTGGCTTTTTCAATACATTTCCCATTCAGCACCCAGTTCAGAACTTTAGCAAAATTAACTGCAGACAATGATGTGCGGCACTAGGAGCTACACACTGGTCAGCAACAGCTAAGCACCCCAACAGTGTGACTCGCCTGAGTTGTTTCCAATTATCAGTAAAGcagtttctttcaaaataatttaaaaaatgtttacattcaAAGAAAGATATGGGTGCCTCAGTTTTTAAATATACTGCACAACCACAAAATAAGATGTTTTACTATTAAAACCAACAAGCTCATGATCTGGTTTGCAGAATGAGTAAGTGTGGGCAAGTGAAGACTAGCTAATACACAGGAGTCAGTTATGAGAatgtgttcatttcctttaaggattcaagtaatataaatataaattatagcaTATCCAAATAGCATTAAAGAAACTTTTAGAACCTTATCACTTTTTTTAGAGCCTTACAAATAGAAtccattcaaaataaaaacaaatcactcATACCGAATGTGACTGATGACTTGCACAGTGTCTATTACGCTTCCTTTTAGGGCTGCTTCTCCTGCTTCGTACTGAGGATTTACTGCAGTGGATCCGGTAAGAGCTTTCAATGTCTCTATGATAATGTCTGGGAACATATCCTTCGCAGTAATCATTTCTGTACTCATCAATGTATCTTCGATCCCGATAATCTCTTTCATTCAAGCATCTTGCTTCTAAATAGTGACTGCAAACATATTAAAGAATTTCAAATTATTCTCTTCATTCTGGAATAATGTGGTTCAAACAAAATTCTCAAGAATTCTTGGTTTAAATAGCtaactcaataaaaagaaaaattctaattGGTGAGATGAAATTTGTACTTATCTCAGATAACTTAATAACCTTAAccaaatatatttttccatatatAATTTCTATAGCCAGGCATGTTGGtatatgcctgcaatcccagcatttggaaggtgagggcaggaggatcatgaattcaaggtcattttgagGTACACTGCAaatctgaagccagtctgggccacaTGAAACcatctccaaaaaaacaaaacaaaacaaaaccccacacatTAGAAAATTGCTGCCAACAATTCATACCAAGGAACAAAGCTTTAATTAcaatatatgtataattaaatgTTCCTTTACCTTCTGAAAAATCAAGACCAAATCTGCAAACCTGTTCTGCAATACACAGGAATCTAAAGAtagcttcctttccctctctcagaGCCACACATATTCAGAGAAAGGCAAAAGAGAATTcctttccctttaaatgtaagcgcATTTTTGGATATCCCAGACAGACTCTTCTCTACTGTGTATCACAGATACAAGGAACCTTAAATGTATTTCAGCCCTTTCATTTACTAACTCAATTAAGATCCCTAAAGGATATGCCATTGTTGCAGAGCACACTAGTGGCAAAAGCTAAGATTTGCAAACTGTCACTACTGCCCTACATGTCACCTATTCTATCTCCTCTCTTTTCTATGTTTAAGTTTTCTGACTCCTGTTTTGAAAATCAGACACCAGAACTTCTGAGGCCTGCCTAGTGTGCCAAACACATCTAAAATCAACCCTCCTAACAAGAAAGGGTCCAGGACCCTGGATAGCCTCCTACTCTACTTgctttgcatttattatttttggttgttaGCCTAGCCTTTTAATGgttgagccatcactctagccccaCTTTGCATTACTAATTTCCTGTGACTCTTGCAAAATAcccaagaaatagaaaagaaaacagcattttctaGTGCCACAGTGCTTCTACAGATCCCTTTGAGAACCTCATGGGAAAGGTTATAGACCCTTTCCCCCGAGAAATGTACAAACGCATAAACAAAACTTGGCAAGAACTTCATGGAGGTCATGGACCTCAGGAAGTCAGTGGATCCAAGTTAAGTGTCCTGATCTGatggaaagaaaaggacagaTTAATTTGGCCCAGTTTCCCATCCCCCCTCTACCTGGGATGAGTGTCCTCTTCAACAGAGTGCGAAGCTTCAAGAGGGATGCACATGGAGcactgagggagagaggggacaCCTGCCCAGTCAGACAAATCAGCTAAATAATCCTGACAAGCAATGGAGTGACAGATGTTGCTGAGGCTGCTCCCACCAACCCCTTTATACTCCCCAGAATATGCTGTCatttccttcccaagtgctggtttaagcagaaacaaagagaaacatcCCTAGGACAACTACTCAACAGGACTGGCATCTAATTCAGGCTGGGTTTTCTTATTGCCTAGCATCATTCTCAAGTTCTTCCTAACCTCTGGAGAAATAACTCAGGCTATTCAGATAAAACTCTAGGCCTGAGTCAATTGGTCTAAAACAGAAATCTGGATGAAACACAACAAACTAGATGTCATACTAAGGGCTTCCTACTTAATTTTATAAGGTATCACACCAGCCTCCACCACATTCAAAGTCTACCTTAAAAAAACTAGACTGATAATCTTTAACTGGAATACTATGTGAAACTGGCCCTGCTGACAAACACTCTATCAATGATAAAAAATGGAAGTGGTGATGCACTACCATGAGTAGAACTAGCATGAGAAGGACCTTTCCAGTTTATCACAACCAAAGACCAAAGGTTAAAGATTAAAGTCCACAGAATTATACAAGCtgcagacagggtagacagaataacagatttcatcttttaaaaatatccactGAATGCCCAGTGAATATTTCATTGTAACTTTTCAAAACAGCCCAAACTGTTGAGTGcactgaaatttgtttttatttccacacaGGTCCTGTGggagataaaataaaatcatataaggCAAAGTCTCTGCCAACAAATGAACAACTTAAGATTactcacaaagagaaagaaaaatcaaaatcaaaatagacaaatgaaaaataagttgAAAAGGTGCAAATGATCACTTAGACTCAGGGAAGGCAAAGAATTCAATTAGATTAAAATGATTAGGGAAGAATTCATGACAAAGACAGATAAGCATCTTAAAGGAAAGTCAGGATTGGACAAAATAGACAGCAGAAGAAATTCCAGGAGAACAGCAGAGTGCCATCTAACACACAGACAGCACCACCAGGCAGAGGCTTAGGATGCATGTATCTATAGTTAGACAGCAAGTAGATGACTGTATCAAGAGCCAATTTTCACCCAGGATAATGTCAATAGAAGCCCCCCACACACCATACTATAGGTGTTTGTGAAAGGACGGCCTAGTAGCACTAATACTGAATATAGAGTTTGTAAATGAGGACCCAGGCCACAGAGTCTGAATCTTAGTCTGCATACCTCCTAGGTGATTTCCAGTCATGAAATTTATCAAAGGTTTAAAACTTGGTATTCTGTGTTACGGGAAGACAAATATATAAAGGTTATTTACAGCTACGTTGGTCTTTCCAGTATTTGAGACAATAGATTAATTAAGTCTCCTGAAAGACAGAGACCAAACTCACAGGCTACTGCCAAAAGTTAAGTCAGGGGAAAAAGGTTTTATAATGCATGTAACAAAGGGCTAAAATAATTAATACATAATAAAGTCTTATAAATCAGTAAGAAACATACTTTAACAGAAAACAACTGATGTAAAAATTCTTCACAACAAATTCACTAGAAATTTAGAAATTcagattaagaaaacaatttaaaacagaCAAAACTAGAGACAGCATGAAGGAGCATGTTATAAgcattctagaaaaagaaaagagaatatgcAACAAGAACCTTGTGAGATTTCATACCCTTTAACTTGAAAATGCCTCTTCTCAGAATCTACTTTCACAGGCAAAGATTTGTACACAAAGATCCTTTAGGAACAGACAGTGAGAAGTAATTCAGTAATGGGCAATAGTTTCCAACCTGTTGCTCCTTTATTCTTTGTTCCTTCAATTTCCcagtaattttattaaaatatttataaaatgtttagctttcattttttttacagttaaTGAATATTCTGGATTAGGATGAATAACACCACAAAATGTGTCCGGTGTCAATGTCAAAAATGGCAGTGCTGGCTAGTGGCTAATCGAACTGACTTGTTTTTTATAATTATGAATACAAATCCCTCAAATCAACCTTTACACATAGATAATATATACTAGAACTATGAATAATTAGTTTTAAGATGATAAGCCTTAAATAGTATTTTGTACTTTGCTTACTGTAATAGTGAGGTACAGACAATTTGTATTGTGTATTGTTCATTACTAAGGTCTGGTCATTCAATCTTGCCATAAACCTTACCCCTCACATAACTGTTTAATAAAGCATGATTATTGTACAGGAACTACAAACAAGCTCTTTGACAGAATAACTCTGTTTAGCacggagaaggaaaaaaaattacatactgttttttaaagtaaCCCCAGCTGGCTAATTTAGAAAGCAATCTGGTAAACAGCCCCAATGGAACATCTGtacaaacaaggaaaaaacatAGAACCAACAAAACGAATGAAAAAGGGAAATTAATGGAAGGCAGAGTGAAAGAAACGACTCACCTAGCCTTTCTTTACTATTTAGAACTTTTAATCCTATGTACACATATTACCTTCAAATTTTATACCATAAGATTTCCATAATTTTTTAACTAAGGCTCTATCCTAAATTACCAGAGCAAGTTCCTAAAAATCTCAGACAGACACACCCATTGGTTTTCTTCTATAAACATACCCTGTAGAACACAAGTGACTAATCCTCAAAGCACTTTAATGTTCTCAAAAGTATGCTGCCTTTCTCATTTGTATTAACCACCCTCCGTGACATCTCAATTGTGAAACACTTTTTTGCACACCCAAATATACATACCATCTTCCTATACAATTTAAAGTCACTCATTGggtatcattatatatatatccttttgcATCCCCCTCCCTTTTGTGATGAAGGGGTTTTTAAGGATTTTAGGACATCATGCATAGACTGTACCAAGTGTTCTAGcattgaactacatccccagaGTCCTTATTTTTCATTCGCTTGCTGAGCAACTATCTGTCTCCCATCATTCCCAGTCAGATATATGAGAAACTATTTTATTCACAGCTATAGTCTCAGCACTACAGAAGCTAGCCTATAATGGCACTCTTAACTGCTTTTTGAATGAATAAACATGTTGCCTGAATTCTAAATTTGATAAAAGCTATAAAAGTAAATGACAAATTTTTAAACCGTTAGAACTTAAAATACAAGTCATTTACCAATCAGAGTCTTTAAACTGATGATGTGGTTTACAATGCCTGTTTTCTTGCGTACTACTGTGAGATCTCCTCTTCCGTTTGTGACTTCCACTGTAGCTGTCATGGCCCCAACTTTCTCTGCCATCCCAATCAGGGCAGTGAGTTCGTTTGGAATGCCGCATCTGTTAACCAAGAGGGGGAAAGGGTGAGCTGGAAAGCTAAAGATGGTTGTATAATTACACACAGGTTCTTACAATCTTTTAGGTATATTCCCCAAAGCTTAGAACACATTAGCACTGCTATGAGATTGACTGAAGAATGGGACTGACCTAATACTAAATGATGTGCAACAATGAGCctttaacacattttctttcactaCTTAGTAAAAAGAGAATTCCTCAAGTTAGTGTTTGCCTTCAAAAATACTCATTGACTTtaatcttttctgtgttttgagacagggtttctccatgtagccctggctgtcctgggaactcactctgtagaacaggctggtaacaaactcaaagagatctgcctacctttgacacccaagtgctggtattaaaggcatgtatttAAAGGATGCACCTGGctatcctttaattttttttttaaaagggtcaATTAAAATTGCTCAAGGACTTGAGAGATTAGTCAGCCAGTAATGGACATGCTGTGCAAGTATGAGGACTTCATTTCAGATTGCTCAcatccatataaaaagccagacacCATAGCACAGAACTGTAATTCCAGACCTGGAGGTGAGGGTGGGACATACAGATTCCTGAAACTCATTGGCTAGTCAGTCTAGCTTAACAGGCAAGtaccaggttcaatgagagaccttgcctcaaaaataataaagagacatGGATACACCCATGCTGACCTCTGGCCCATACATGAACCAGAATGCACATATGCATCCCTGACACACAAAACAGTTCAAGCATAGACAAAGCATAGACAGAATGATTTCGTTATCTTCTACTTATGCTGATGTCTTAACTAGGTCACTCTTATGTTAAcaattttaccaactgagctatactcTCAGCCTCTgaatttggattttaaaagtcaagactgaaatgattaaagaaaagCACCCACACTATGTTTATGGCTAGGTCACCCCAATAGTATCACAAATGTTCTTCAGCCTGGCAAAGCataatacaaataattaaaagagaaTCATGGAAGTGACTGGTTTAAAGGTAAAGAGCCTTTTATTAAATaggcttcttttttcttaaactcTGTAGAGTTCCTTTCTCTAAATGCCAGAATTAGACCAATCTTTAAACTGAGACTTGGCCAGTGACATCAGATAATGGTAACAATGCTCAGACTTCATTTACAACTTCCTGTGTACAGCTTGTATTCTCCCAGGCTCAGTATCTAACATTTATCCTTTTTGCTTGTGTCTAAATGTTGCATGCTCTTATGAGGCCAATGGACAATTTGCCAAAATTAGTTCTCTCTGTTCATCACATGGGTCTCTGAGATCAAAGTTATGCACCTTTACTCACTTAACCACCCAGTTTcccaaagcagtttttaaaagattaattttatttttaatgggggGAAAGCTGCACATGACTGCAATTGTTCACAGAAGCCACAAGAGGGAACAGGATTCtcaggtcctttacaagagcagtacacactcttaaaTCTCTGCGCTGTCTTTGCAGTTCCAGTTAAAAACACTGCTAAGCAGGGTTTAAATGGTTTGTGTGTATTGGGGGGACGGGGATAGGATGGGACAGGACCACAGCTTAGCAAAGGAGCTGAATAAAGCCCCAATGGAGCAAAACCAACTTAACCACCTTCAGTTTGCCTAAACGACTGAAAAATATGCTAACAAAAGCTATTAAACTCCAGGCTTGGAAAGAAGGCAGTTTCTGTTCTTGCCTCCAAGGCGTTCCTAAGAAATGATGTGCATCACACCACAGGGTGTGATATacacattctttttctgtcttgacTACCGAGGATGTAATGGGAGGcgggggtggtagtggtggtgatggttccGAATCGCTAGGCGaggactctaccactgatctGTATCCCCTGTCCAAATATTCAGTAAATTCTATTCCTTTCTTCTAGTTCTGAGCAGCCTTTCAGGCATCTTTCTGATAATGTGGCTTCTCTTTTAGCTCAGTTAAAAAAACCAAGTACGGGTTAAGTCACCCCCCTCCTCCTAAATTCTTGCCTGTTGCCTCAATAAAAGTAAGGCAAGCATTCCCTTTGATATAGTCATTTTAATATGGCAAAGTAAAATAAGCACTACAAATTTACTTATGGCAAATGTCAAAACTCAAA from Microtus ochrogaster isolate Prairie Vole_2 chromosome 7, MicOch1.0, whole genome shotgun sequence encodes:
- the Clk4 gene encoding dual specificity protein kinase CLK4 isoform X4, whose amino-acid sequence is MDGLHVAVKIVKNVGRYREAARSEIQVLEHLNSTDPNSVFRCVQMLEWFDHHGHVCIVFELLGLSTYDFIKENSFLPFQIDHIRQMAYQICQSINFLHHNKLTHTDLKPENILFVKSDYVVKYNSKMKRDERTLKNTDIKVVDFGSATYDDEHHSTLVSTRHYRAPEVILALGWAQPCDVWSIGCILIEYYLGFTVFQTHDSKEHLAMMERILGPIPVHMIQKTRKRKYFHHNQLDWDEHSSAGRYVRRRCKPLKEFMLCHDEEHEKLFDLVRRMLEYDPTKRITLDEALQHPFFDLLKRK
- the Clk4 gene encoding dual specificity protein kinase CLK4 isoform X3; amino-acid sequence: MCIPLEASHSVEEDTHPSHYLEARCLNERDYRDRRYIDEYRNDYCEGYVPRHYHRDIESSYRIHCSKSSVRSRRSSPKRKRNRHCASHQSHSKSHRRKRSRSIEDDEEGHLICQSGDVLRARYEIVDTLGEGAFGKVVECIDHGMDGLHVAVKIVKNVGRYREAARSEIQVLEHLNSTDPNSVFRCVQMLEWFDHHGHVCIVFELLGLSTYDFIKENSFLPFQIDHIRQMAYQICQSINFLHHNKLTHTDLKPENILFVKSDYVVKYNSKMKRDERTLKNTDIKVVDFGSATYDDEHHSTLVSTRHYRAPEVILALGWAQPCDVWSIGCILIEYYLGFTVFQTHDSKEHLAMMERILGPIPVHMIQKTRKRKYFHHNQLDWDEHSSAGRYVRRRCKPLKEFMLCHDEEHEKLFDLVRRMLEYDPTKRITLDEALQHPFFDLLKRK
- the Clk4 gene encoding dual specificity protein kinase CLK4 isoform X2 yields the protein MRHSKRTHCPDWDGRESWGHDSYSGSHKRKRRSHSSTQENRHCKPHHQFKDSDCHYLEARCLNERDYRDRRYIDEYRNDYCEGYVPRHYHRDIESSYRIHCSKSSVRSRRSSPKRKRNRHCASHQSHSKSHRRKRSRSIEDDEEGHLICQSGDVLRARYEIVDTLGEGAFGKVVECIDHGMDGLHVAVKIVKNVGRYREAARSEIQVLEHLNSTDPNSVFRCVQMLEWFDHHGHVCIVFELLGLSTYDFIKENSFLPFQIDHIRQMAYQICQSINFLHHNKLTHTDLKPENILFVKSDYVVKYNSKMKRDERTLKNTDIKVVDFGSATYDDEHHSTLVSTRHYRAPEVILALGWAQPCDVWSIGCILIEYYLGFTVFQTHDSKEHLAMMERILGPIPVHMIQKTRKRKYFHHNQLDWDEHSSAGRYVRRRCKPLKEFMLCHDEEHEKLFDLVRRMLEYDPTKRITLDEALQHPFFDLLKRK
- the Clk4 gene encoding dual specificity protein kinase CLK4 isoform X1, translated to MTAYSGEYKGVGGSSLSNICHSIACQDYLADLSDWAGVPSLPQCSMCIPLEASHSVEEDTHPSHYLEARCLNERDYRDRRYIDEYRNDYCEGYVPRHYHRDIESSYRIHCSKSSVRSRRSSPKRKRNRHCASHQSHSKSHRRKRSRSIEDDEEGHLICQSGDVLRARYEIVDTLGEGAFGKVVECIDHGMDGLHVAVKIVKNVGRYREAARSEIQVLEHLNSTDPNSVFRCVQMLEWFDHHGHVCIVFELLGLSTYDFIKENSFLPFQIDHIRQMAYQICQSINFLHHNKLTHTDLKPENILFVKSDYVVKYNSKMKRDERTLKNTDIKVVDFGSATYDDEHHSTLVSTRHYRAPEVILALGWAQPCDVWSIGCILIEYYLGFTVFQTHDSKEHLAMMERILGPIPVHMIQKTRKRKYFHHNQLDWDEHSSAGRYVRRRCKPLKEFMLCHDEEHEKLFDLVRRMLEYDPTKRITLDEALQHPFFDLLKRK